One Oryza glaberrima chromosome 11, OglaRS2, whole genome shotgun sequence genomic region harbors:
- the LOC127755632 gene encoding F-box/LRR-repeat protein 3-like has translation MASPMPTPTHRVKRRRLDLSPPPHLNDLADELLFLILDRAAAHDPRALKSFSLVSRACHAAESRHRRVLRPFRPDLLPAALARYPALSRLDLSLCPRLPDAALAALPAAPSVSAVDLSRSRGFGAAGLAALVAACPNLTDLDLSNGLDLGDAAAAEVAKARRLQRLSLSRCKRITDMGLGCIAVGCPDLRELSLKWCVGVTHLGLDLLALKCNKLNILDLSYTMIVKKCFPAIMKLQNLQVLLLVGCNGIDDDALTSLDQECSKSLQVLDMSNSYNVTHVGVLSIVKAMPNLLELNLSYCSPVTPSMSSSFDMIHKLQTLKLDGCQFMDDGLKSIGKSCVSLRELSLSKCSGVTDTDLSFVVPRLKNLLKLDVTCCRKITDVSLAAITTSCPSLISLRMESCSLVSRKGLQLIGRRCTHLEELDLTDTDLDDEGLKALSGCSKLSSLKIGICLRITDEGLRHVSKSCPDLRDIDLYRSGAISDEGVTHIAQGCPMLESISLSYCTKLTDCSLRSLSKCIKLNTLEIRGCPMVSSAGLSEIATGCRLLSKLDIKKCFEINDMGMIFLSQFSHNLRQINLSYCSVTDIGLISLSSICGLQNMTIVHLAGVTPNGLIAALMVCGLRKVKLHEAFKSMVPSHMLKVVEARGCLFQWINKPYQVAVEPCDVWKQQSQDLLVQ, from the exons ATGGCCTCGCCTATGCCAACGCCTACCCACCGCgtcaagcgccgccgcctcgacctctccccGCCCCCGCACCTCAACGacctcgccgacgagctcctcttcctcatcctcgACCGTGCCGCCGCCCATGACCCCCGCGCCCTCAAGTCCTTCTCCCTCGTCTCCCGCGCCTGCCACGCCGCCGagtcgcgccaccgccgcgtacTCCGCCCCTTCCGCCCcgacctcctccccgccgcgctcgcccgctaCCCCGCCCTCTCCCGCCTCGATCTCTCCCTCTGCCCGCGCCTCcccgacgccgccctcgccgcgctccccgccgcgccgtccgTCTCCGCCGTCGACCTCTCCCGCTCCCGGGGgttcggcgccgccggcctcgccgcgctcgtcgccgcgTGCCCCAATCTCACGGACCTCGACCTCTCCAATGGCCTCGACCTCGGggatgccgcggcggcggaggtggccaaGGCGCGCCGCCTGCAGAGGCTCTCGCTGTCGCGATGCAAGCGCATCACTGACATGGGGCTCGGATGCATCGCCGTCGGATGCCCCGACCTGCGCGAGCTCTCGCTCAAGTGGTGCGTCGGGGTCACTCATCTCGGACTAGACCTCCTCGCCCTCAAGTGCAACAAGCTCAACATCCTGGATCTCTCCTACACCATG ATTGTAAAAAAATGCTTTCCAGCTATCATGAAGCTACAAAATCTACAAGTGTTACTACTGGTGGGATGTAATGGAATTGATGATGATGCCCTTACTAGTCTTGATCAAGAATGCAGCAAATCACTACAG GTTCTTGATATGTCAAATTCTTACAATGTCACTCATGTCGGTGTTCTGTCCATTGTGAAGGCAATGCCGAATCTGTTGGAACTCAATCTATCATACTGCTCTCCT GTTACTCCTTCTATGTCAAGCAGCTTCGATATGATTCATAAATTGCAGACACTGAAGCTGGATGGTTGCCAATTCATGGATGATGGATTAAAATCCATTGGGAAATCCTGTGTTTCTTTGAGGGAGTTAAGTCTGAGCAAATGTTCTGGAGTGACAGACACAGATCTTTCTTTTGTCGTGCCAAGACTGAAAAATTTGCTGAAGCTGGATGTTACTTGTTGTCGCAAAATCACTGATGTTTCATTAGCTGCCATCACAACCTCATGCCCCTCCCTCATCTCTCTGAGAATGGAGTCCTGTAGCCTTGTTTCCAGAAAAGGACTACAGCTGATTGGAAGGCGCTGCACTCACTTGGAGGAATTGGATCTTACTGACACTGATTTGGATGATGAAGGTTTGAAAGCTCTCTCTGGATGCAGCAAACTTTCAAGCCTAAAAATTGGCATATGCTTGAGGATAACTGATGAGGGCCTTAGACACGTTAGCAAGTCCTGTCCAGATCTCCGAGATATCGATTTGTACAG GTCTGGGGCGATCAGTGATGAAGGGGTTACTCATATAGCTCAAGGATGCCCAATGTTAGAGTCTATCAGTTTGTCCTACTGCACAAAATTAACAGACTGTTCACTGAGATCACTTTCAAAATGCATAAAGCTGAACACATTGGAGATTCGTGGCTGCCCCATGGTTTCATCTGCTGGTCTGTCGGAAATTGCCACAGGATGCAGGCTACTTTCTAAGCTTGATATCAAGAAATGCTTTGAGATCAATGACATGGGAATGATTTTCCTTTCCCAATTCTCTCACAACCTCCGGCAG ATAAACTTGTCATATTGTTCGGTCACCGACATTGGGCTTATATCCCTTTCAAGCATATGTGGCTTGCAGAACATGACCATTGTGCATTTAGCGGGTGTTACGCCTAATGGACTGATAGCTGCTCTTATGGTCTGTGGTTTGAGAAAAGTGAAGCTTCATGAAGCATTCAAATCCATGGTGCCATCACATATGCTCAAAGTTGTTGAAGCCCGTGGTTGTCTTTTCCAGTGGATTAATAAACCCTACCAG GTTGCGGTAGAACCGTGTGATGTATGGAAGCAGCAGTCGCAGGATTTGCTTGTACAGTGA